One genomic window of Xanthobacter dioxanivorans includes the following:
- a CDS encoding CheR family methyltransferase, translated as MTSPQDEPPAGDGRAPGDPPGHDAADALALETIEVDLFVEALHRRYGYDFRDYSRASLTRRVRNLVTSLNLATISDLTTRLLHQPGRIAEVISGLSVPVSEFFRDPSVFLTLKEKVFPHLASYPQINVWQAGCAHGEEIYSLAILLSEAGLYERTRIFATDISKSALARAREGIFPLREAPDAARRYLAAGGAHSFSAYYHARYDLMKLDERLISRVTFAEHNLVTDGVFCEAHLILCRNVLIYFTTPLQDRVLARFAESLVRGGFLCVGTRENLEFSPARTQFQLVDANAQLYRLRTGAPGGPRNPVPEPFNPRRPER; from the coding sequence ATGACCTCCCCCCAGGACGAGCCCCCCGCCGGGGATGGCCGCGCCCCCGGCGATCCCCCCGGCCACGACGCCGCGGACGCGCTGGCCCTGGAGACGATCGAGGTCGACCTGTTCGTCGAGGCGCTCCACCGGCGCTACGGCTACGACTTCCGCGACTACAGCCGCGCCTCACTGACCCGGCGGGTGCGCAACCTCGTCACCAGCCTGAACCTGGCCACCATCTCCGACCTCACCACCCGGCTGCTGCACCAGCCGGGGCGCATCGCCGAGGTGATCTCCGGCCTTTCCGTACCGGTCTCCGAATTTTTCCGCGATCCGAGCGTCTTCCTCACCCTGAAGGAGAAGGTGTTCCCGCATCTGGCGTCCTACCCGCAGATCAACGTGTGGCAGGCCGGCTGCGCCCACGGCGAGGAGATCTATTCGCTCGCCATCCTGCTCAGCGAGGCGGGGCTCTACGAGCGCACGCGCATCTTCGCCACGGACATCTCGAAGAGTGCCCTGGCGCGGGCGCGGGAGGGCATCTTCCCGCTGCGCGAGGCGCCGGACGCGGCGCGGCGCTACCTCGCGGCGGGCGGGGCGCACAGCTTCTCGGCCTACTACCATGCGCGCTACGACCTGATGAAGCTCGACGAGCGGCTGATCTCGCGCGTCACCTTCGCCGAGCACAACCTCGTGACGGACGGGGTGTTCTGCGAGGCCCACCTCATCTTGTGCCGCAACGTGCTCATCTATTTCACCACCCCGCTCCAGGACCGCGTCCTGGCGCGCTTCGCCGAGAGCCTGGTGCGCGGCGGCTTCCTCTGCGTGGGCACCCGGGAGAACCTCGAATTCTCCCCGGCCCGCACCCAGTTCCAGCTGGTGGATGCCAACGCCCAACTCTATCGGCTGAGGACCGGCGCGCCGGGCGGGCCGCGAAATCCCGTCCCGGAGCCGTTCAACCCGCGCCGGCCCGAACGGTGA
- a CDS encoding universal stress protein gives MDIKTIAVLIDTSASRETRMDYATALARRHGAHLIGIFLLPPDIGGGPAASHIRGQAAIADFLHHQQAGKDEMIREARDTFEKRAARQDVPCEFRVHTPHGEDERRISALHADLVVAASPEDSWLDDGPPADVVQLATGVPFLLVPETWRNTEPPQRILIGWNASRESRRAIGDSLPFLALASSVTVLIVDPQASIPAGEEPGVEVAMFLLRHGVRLTVDPVQSHGRAIPDVILEYAVTNAHDMIVLGAYSHARAREIVLGGVTRSLLARSPIPLLISH, from the coding sequence ATGGATATCAAGACGATCGCGGTTCTCATCGACACCAGTGCGTCGCGCGAAACGCGGATGGATTATGCGACCGCTCTCGCGCGGCGCCACGGCGCGCACCTCATCGGAATCTTCCTGCTTCCCCCGGACATCGGCGGGGGGCCGGCCGCCTCCCATATCCGCGGGCAGGCGGCGATCGCCGACTTTCTGCACCATCAACAGGCCGGCAAGGACGAGATGATCCGCGAAGCGCGGGACACCTTCGAAAAGCGCGCCGCCCGGCAGGATGTGCCGTGCGAGTTCCGCGTCCACACGCCCCATGGAGAAGATGAACGCCGCATCAGCGCCCTGCATGCGGATCTCGTCGTCGCGGCGTCTCCAGAAGATTCCTGGCTCGACGACGGGCCGCCAGCCGATGTGGTGCAGCTTGCGACCGGCGTGCCCTTCCTGCTCGTACCGGAGACATGGCGCAACACGGAACCGCCGCAGCGCATTCTCATCGGCTGGAACGCAAGCCGGGAATCGCGCCGCGCCATCGGCGATTCCCTGCCTTTTCTGGCGCTTGCCTCATCGGTGACGGTGCTGATCGTGGATCCGCAGGCAAGCATCCCCGCGGGCGAGGAGCCTGGGGTGGAAGTGGCCATGTTCCTGCTGCGCCACGGTGTGCGCCTGACCGTCGATCCCGTCCAGTCACACGGGCGGGCGATCCCCGATGTCATCCTGGAATACGCTGTGACCAACGCCCACGACATGATCGTGCTCGGCGCTTACAGCCATGCCCGCGCCCGGGAGATCGTGCTCGGCGGCGTGACGCGTTCGCTCCTGGCGCGGTCACCGATTCCCCTGCTGATCTCCCATTGA
- a CDS encoding LysR family transcriptional regulator — protein sequence MAKALTRFDWTDLQTFLEVARGEGTAAAADALKIDTTTVRRRIAALEATIGARLLVRNGRTSQLTVDGERIFAIARRMEEQGNEIARDATDTARELSGVVRVSTMEGFGSSYLAARLGEFLKLHPNLTVQLVNAQHILNLSEREADISINMMNPRRGRLMVRRVGQFGVGLYGATAYLAQAGHPESLEDLKAHTFVTYVDELIAVPHVRWLPDVIEEPRTRFASTSLIAQQEAARAGVGLVMLPHFMGEADEGLVRLLPAQISLTRDWWLVVHQDLQSVPRIRALIDFIVDVMRRDHRILKH from the coding sequence ATGGCAAAGGCGTTGACACGGTTCGACTGGACCGATCTCCAGACCTTTCTGGAGGTGGCGCGTGGCGAGGGCACCGCGGCGGCCGCCGACGCGCTGAAGATCGACACCACCACAGTGCGGCGCCGGATCGCCGCACTGGAGGCGACCATCGGCGCACGGCTCCTCGTGCGCAACGGGCGCACCTCCCAGCTCACCGTGGACGGCGAGCGGATATTTGCCATCGCCCGCCGGATGGAAGAGCAGGGCAACGAGATCGCCCGCGACGCCACCGATACGGCTCGCGAACTGAGCGGCGTGGTGCGCGTCTCCACCATGGAGGGCTTCGGCAGCAGCTACCTTGCCGCGCGCCTTGGAGAATTTTTAAAGCTGCACCCCAACCTGACGGTGCAACTCGTCAATGCCCAGCATATCCTTAACCTGTCGGAGCGAGAGGCCGACATCTCCATCAACATGATGAATCCTCGGCGAGGGCGGCTGATGGTGCGGCGGGTGGGACAGTTCGGGGTCGGCCTCTACGGCGCGACAGCCTACCTTGCGCAGGCTGGCCACCCGGAAAGCCTGGAGGACCTCAAGGCCCACACCTTCGTGACCTATGTGGATGAACTGATCGCCGTGCCGCACGTGCGCTGGCTGCCCGACGTGATCGAGGAACCGCGCACCCGCTTTGCTTCCACCAGCCTCATCGCCCAGCAGGAGGCGGCGCGGGCCGGCGTCGGGCTGGTCATGCTGCCGCATTTCATGGGGGAAGCAGACGAGGGTCTCGTCAGGCTGTTGCCGGCCCAGATCAGCCTGACGCGGGATTGGTGGCTTGTCGTCCACCAGGATCTTCAGTCAGTCCCCCGGATTCGGGCGCTCATCGATTTTATCGTCGATGTCATGCGGCGGGATCATCGCATACTGAAACACTGA
- a CDS encoding MetQ/NlpA family ABC transporter substrate-binding protein — protein MTSPSPSRSGVFALLLSGLALLCVGTAAHAQAPATAADKPLKVGVSAGPYGDVLREAARLSEKQGIKAEIIEFTDWNQPNAALQAGDIDLNNFQNRPYLANQVKTRGYQIAALDESLLVPAGIYSKKFTSAADIPVGARIAIPNDPTNGGRALLLFQKAGVIKLKPGTGLYASVLDVAENPKKLQIVEIDAAQLPRSLDDVAAAFVSSNYAYLAGLDLNTALVAETTVEEAKPYFTLVFAAREDRKDDPRIRKFIEIYRSQPVKDFTLAKFRGSILPAW, from the coding sequence ATGACCTCACCTTCCCCCTCCCGCTCCGGCGTCTTCGCGCTGCTCCTTTCCGGCCTGGCGCTCCTTTGCGTCGGCACGGCGGCCCATGCGCAGGCCCCCGCGACGGCGGCAGACAAGCCCCTCAAGGTCGGCGTGTCCGCCGGCCCCTATGGCGACGTGCTGCGCGAGGCGGCCCGGCTGTCCGAGAAGCAGGGAATCAAGGCCGAGATCATCGAGTTCACCGACTGGAACCAGCCGAACGCGGCTTTGCAGGCGGGCGACATCGACCTCAACAACTTCCAGAACCGACCCTACCTCGCCAACCAGGTGAAGACGCGGGGCTACCAGATCGCCGCCCTCGACGAATCCCTCCTCGTGCCGGCCGGCATCTACTCCAAGAAATTCACCAGCGCGGCAGACATCCCCGTCGGGGCCAGGATCGCCATTCCCAACGACCCCACCAACGGGGGCCGCGCCCTGCTGCTGTTCCAGAAGGCCGGGGTCATCAAGCTGAAGCCGGGCACGGGCCTTTACGCCAGCGTGCTGGACGTGGCGGAGAACCCGAAGAAGCTGCAGATCGTCGAGATCGACGCCGCCCAGTTGCCGCGCTCGCTGGATGACGTGGCGGCGGCCTTCGTCTCCTCCAACTATGCCTATCTCGCCGGCCTCGACCTCAACACGGCGCTGGTGGCCGAGACGACGGTGGAGGAAGCCAAGCCCTATTTCACCCTCGTCTTCGCGGCCCGCGAGGACCGCAAGGATGATCCGCGGATCCGCAAGTTCATCGAGATTTATCGTTCGCAGCCGGTGAAGGACTTCACCCTCGCCAAGTTCAGGGGGAGCATCCTGCCCGCCTGGTGA
- a CDS encoding acyl-CoA dehydrogenase family protein, translated as MTRSSLQPVAAARPSPRPDWTALAQGVADALAPDAAVRDRAGASPRREVELLRETGLLALLNPVAHGGGGGSFADALLATRIIGRADASIAQLLAYHYLHLTNAVWRATPEQAERLSRGSVAGQWFWGGASNPRDPESRLTPEAADGFRLNGRKTFASNAALADKITLRAQLGDGFAVIVVPGDRGGVTHGNDWDAFGQRLSESGTVTFANVRVEKDEVLGDPAAPPPPRTSLVVPFHQLLIVNFYIGTAEGALAEAARYIRTTSRPWQASGVARASLDPYILEHYGDLDVELRASAALADVAGQRFEAATARGDAITPDERNLAAAAIYAAKVHASRTALEVTSKIFELMGARATAGHYGYDRFWRNIRTHTLHDPVAYKSREVGNFALNGIITPTPLYS; from the coding sequence ATGACCCGTTCTTCCCTGCAGCCTGTTGCCGCGGCGCGTCCGTCGCCGCGGCCGGACTGGACCGCCCTTGCCCAGGGCGTCGCCGACGCGCTCGCGCCGGATGCCGCCGTGCGCGACCGTGCCGGAGCCTCGCCCCGGCGGGAGGTGGAGCTGCTACGGGAGACGGGGCTGCTCGCCTTGCTCAATCCCGTGGCGCACGGCGGAGGCGGGGGAAGCTTCGCTGACGCGTTGCTGGCCACCCGCATCATCGGCCGCGCCGATGCCTCCATCGCCCAGCTCCTGGCCTACCACTATCTCCACCTCACCAATGCCGTTTGGCGGGCGACGCCGGAGCAGGCCGAAAGGCTTTCTCGCGGGTCGGTGGCGGGCCAGTGGTTCTGGGGCGGCGCCTCCAACCCGCGCGATCCCGAATCGCGGCTCACGCCGGAGGCGGCGGACGGCTTTCGCCTGAACGGCCGCAAGACCTTCGCCTCCAACGCCGCGCTGGCCGACAAGATCACCTTGCGCGCGCAGCTCGGCGACGGCTTCGCGGTCATCGTCGTGCCCGGCGATCGCGGCGGCGTGACCCACGGCAACGACTGGGATGCCTTCGGCCAAAGGCTGTCGGAGAGCGGCACCGTCACCTTTGCCAACGTGCGGGTGGAGAAGGACGAGGTGCTGGGCGACCCGGCCGCGCCGCCGCCGCCGCGCACCAGCCTCGTGGTGCCGTTCCACCAGCTCCTCATCGTCAATTTCTACATCGGCACGGCGGAGGGCGCGCTTGCGGAAGCCGCCCGCTACATTCGCACCACCTCGCGGCCATGGCAGGCCTCCGGTGTCGCGAGGGCGAGCCTCGACCCCTATATCCTCGAGCACTATGGCGATCTGGATGTGGAACTGCGCGCTTCGGCCGCCCTCGCCGATGTGGCCGGACAGCGTTTCGAGGCGGCGACGGCCCGCGGCGATGCCATCACGCCTGACGAACGCAACCTGGCCGCCGCCGCCATCTACGCCGCCAAGGTCCATGCCAGCCGTACCGCGCTGGAGGTCACCTCGAAGATTTTCGAGCTGATGGGCGCCCGCGCCACCGCCGGCCATTACGGCTACGACCGCTTCTGGCGGAACATCCGCACCCACACCCTGCATGACCCGGTGGCCTACAAATCGCGGGAGGTGGGGAATTTCGCGCTCAACGGCATCATCACGCCGACCCCGCTTTACAGCTGA
- a CDS encoding response regulator gives MAERRLGGSWFADLSMQWKAGGVVAMLVAMFLLLLGANALFTRAGDRVQAQVDSVRRIVILSDAATRAVARRQAQAVRDALTDPRSLASQIPAASAEVAERLAALSAAAGASPALAPFVQRATRIATAWPDAIGAPLLAASGDAAALPAALRGFLAAEASEAGARGINGALDELTATANAQITVARSALSENEAIVGAIDVIALIATVAAGIGGLVLGARFVSRPLRHLAELMSRLAGHELDVEVPYSERGDEVGIIARALKVFKAMAIETRDNDWVKGSLNTIATRVQGADDLKDFADSLLAELAPRVEAGVGVFYRFDEATDELSLLGSYAFGERRHLSTAYRLGEGLVGQCALEKKTIILSPVPEDYVRIRSGIGEAAPQAVAAMPLVLKGRLLGVVELGCLVAIEDRRARLLDEVRTLAALSFDNLARAIRTRELLEQSQRQATDLRVAEEELRTQQEELRATNEQLLGQSQRLSASEEELRVQAEELKSSNDVLRRSSEELTGQKELLETLNRQMEARAEELVRANQYKSQFLANMSHELRTPLNSLLILSHDLAENRSGNLDADQVEAATIIHASGSNLLRLINDILDLSKVEAGKMEVVREPVNVTAFAQRIERNFRRVAQERKLRFSVTVADAPPMVYTDAGKLEQILTNLVGNALKFTVQGRVSVSFANGETADTFKVAVTDSGIGIPDDKQDAIFEAFEQVDASTRRQFGGTGLGLAITQRLAQLLGGVVAVESKLGQGSTFTLTLPVGEPPAEEESEDAGALARAPAPMARARGVSGLAPLPAVSMPSVPDDREALTPGATAILVVEDDPVFARTLVGIVRRKGYQVLAAGDGESGIELARRYKPTGILLDVMLPGMDGWTVIERLKADPATRHIPVHFVSALDETRRGRDLGAVGFLTKPVSAEKLGEALQLLAHFASDRPRRVLVVDDDAAARHAVRTLLAREKAEIVEAGSGEEALEVAAKTELDCIVLDLGLPGMSGFDLIERLAEGEHPVPVVVYSGRDLTQEESLRLRAFTDSIVVKGALSPERLLDEVNLFLHSVQHEPRSVPEHPDGDLEGRKLLLVDDDMRNIFALAKVLRARGINVVLAQDGAKALAQLDAEPDIEIVLMDVMMPVMDGYEAMEQIRAQPRFAKLPMIALTAKAMKDDREKCLAAGASDYLAKPVDVPKLLSMIRSWLPAK, from the coding sequence ATGGCGGAGAGGCGTTTGGGGGGATCGTGGTTCGCCGATCTATCCATGCAGTGGAAGGCGGGCGGCGTGGTGGCGATGCTCGTCGCCATGTTCCTGCTACTCCTCGGCGCCAACGCCCTGTTCACGCGGGCCGGCGACCGTGTCCAGGCGCAGGTGGATTCGGTCCGGCGCATCGTCATCCTGAGCGATGCCGCCACCCGCGCGGTGGCCCGGCGCCAGGCGCAGGCGGTGCGGGACGCCCTCACCGATCCGCGCTCGCTGGCCTCGCAGATCCCCGCCGCCTCCGCAGAGGTGGCCGAGCGCCTCGCGGCGCTGTCCGCCGCCGCCGGCGCCAGCCCGGCCCTGGCGCCCTTCGTCCAGCGGGCAACCCGCATCGCCACCGCTTGGCCCGACGCGATCGGAGCGCCCCTCCTCGCCGCCTCCGGCGACGCGGCCGCGCTGCCGGCCGCCCTGCGCGGCTTCCTCGCGGCAGAGGCCAGCGAGGCCGGCGCGCGCGGCATCAACGGCGCCCTGGACGAACTCACGGCGACCGCAAACGCCCAGATCACGGTGGCACGGAGCGCGCTTTCGGAGAACGAGGCCATCGTCGGCGCCATCGACGTCATCGCGCTGATCGCCACGGTGGCGGCGGGCATCGGCGGCCTTGTCCTCGGCGCGCGCTTCGTCTCCCGGCCGCTGCGTCACCTCGCCGAGCTGATGAGCCGGCTGGCCGGGCACGAACTCGATGTGGAGGTGCCCTATTCCGAGCGCGGCGACGAGGTCGGGATCATCGCGCGCGCCCTCAAGGTCTTCAAGGCCATGGCCATTGAGACCCGCGACAATGATTGGGTGAAGGGCAGCCTCAACACCATCGCGACGCGGGTGCAGGGGGCCGACGACCTCAAGGACTTCGCCGATTCCCTGCTCGCCGAACTGGCCCCGCGGGTGGAGGCAGGGGTCGGCGTGTTCTACCGCTTCGACGAGGCGACGGACGAGCTGAGCCTGCTCGGCAGCTATGCCTTCGGCGAGCGGCGGCACCTGTCCACCGCCTATCGGCTCGGCGAGGGACTGGTGGGCCAGTGCGCTTTGGAGAAGAAGACCATCATCCTCTCGCCGGTGCCCGAGGATTATGTGCGCATCCGGTCCGGCATCGGCGAGGCCGCGCCGCAAGCCGTCGCGGCGATGCCCCTGGTGCTGAAGGGCCGCCTGCTGGGGGTGGTCGAGCTCGGCTGCCTGGTCGCCATCGAGGACCGGCGCGCCCGCCTCCTGGACGAGGTCCGCACCCTCGCCGCCCTGTCCTTCGACAACCTTGCCCGCGCCATCCGCACCCGCGAGCTGCTGGAGCAGAGCCAGAGGCAGGCCACCGACCTGCGCGTGGCGGAGGAGGAGCTGCGCACCCAGCAGGAGGAACTGCGCGCCACCAACGAGCAGCTCCTCGGCCAGTCGCAGCGGCTGTCCGCCTCGGAGGAGGAGCTCCGGGTCCAGGCGGAGGAGCTGAAGTCCTCGAACGACGTGCTGCGCCGCTCCAGCGAGGAGCTCACCGGCCAGAAGGAGCTGCTGGAGACCCTCAACCGCCAGATGGAGGCGCGCGCCGAGGAGCTGGTGCGCGCCAACCAGTACAAGTCGCAGTTCCTCGCCAACATGTCGCACGAGCTGCGCACGCCGTTGAACAGCCTGCTCATCCTGTCCCACGACCTCGCCGAGAACCGCTCCGGCAACCTCGACGCCGACCAGGTGGAGGCGGCCACCATCATCCACGCCTCCGGCTCCAACCTGCTGCGGCTCATCAACGACATCCTCGATCTGTCCAAGGTCGAGGCCGGCAAGATGGAGGTGGTGCGCGAGCCGGTGAACGTCACCGCCTTCGCCCAGCGCATCGAGCGCAACTTCCGGCGCGTGGCCCAGGAGCGCAAGCTGCGCTTCTCCGTCACCGTCGCCGACGCCCCGCCGATGGTCTACACCGATGCCGGCAAGCTGGAGCAGATCCTCACCAACCTCGTCGGCAACGCGCTGAAGTTCACCGTGCAGGGCCGCGTCTCCGTCTCCTTCGCCAATGGCGAGACGGCGGACACCTTCAAGGTGGCGGTGACCGACAGCGGCATCGGCATCCCGGACGACAAGCAGGACGCCATCTTCGAGGCCTTCGAGCAGGTGGATGCATCGACCCGCCGGCAGTTCGGCGGCACCGGCCTCGGCCTCGCCATCACCCAGCGCCTCGCCCAGCTCCTGGGTGGCGTGGTGGCGGTGGAGAGCAAGCTCGGCCAGGGCTCCACCTTCACGCTGACCCTGCCGGTGGGCGAGCCGCCGGCGGAGGAGGAAAGCGAGGATGCGGGCGCCCTCGCCCGCGCGCCAGCTCCCATGGCGCGGGCCCGCGGCGTGTCCGGCCTCGCCCCGCTGCCCGCCGTCTCGATGCCCTCCGTGCCCGACGACCGTGAGGCGCTGACCCCCGGCGCCACGGCGATCCTGGTGGTGGAGGACGACCCGGTATTCGCCCGCACCCTGGTCGGCATCGTGCGGCGCAAGGGCTACCAGGTGCTCGCGGCCGGCGACGGGGAGAGCGGCATCGAGCTGGCGCGGCGCTACAAACCCACCGGCATCCTACTGGACGTGATGCTGCCGGGCATGGACGGCTGGACGGTGATCGAGCGCCTGAAGGCCGATCCGGCCACGCGGCACATCCCGGTGCACTTCGTCTCCGCCCTCGACGAGACGCGGCGCGGGCGCGACCTCGGCGCGGTGGGCTTCCTCACCAAGCCGGTCAGCGCCGAGAAGCTGGGCGAGGCGCTTCAGCTCCTCGCCCATTTCGCCTCCGACCGCCCGCGCCGGGTGCTGGTGGTGGACGACGACGCCGCCGCCCGCCACGCCGTGCGCACCCTGCTCGCCCGCGAGAAGGCGGAGATCGTGGAGGCGGGAAGCGGCGAGGAGGCGCTGGAGGTGGCGGCGAAGACCGAGCTCGACTGCATCGTGCTCGACCTCGGCCTGCCGGGCATGTCCGGCTTCGACCTCATCGAGCGCCTCGCCGAGGGCGAGCACCCGGTGCCGGTGGTGGTCTATTCGGGGCGCGACCTGACGCAGGAGGAGAGCCTGAGGCTGCGCGCCTTCACCGACAGCATCGTGGTGAAGGGGGCGCTCTCGCCCGAGCGGCTGCTCGACGAGGTCAACCTGTTCCTGCACTCGGTGCAGCACGAGCCGAGGAGCGTGCCCGAGCATCCGGACGGCGACCTGGAGGGCAGGAAGCTCCTCCTCGTCGACGACGACATGCGCAACATCTTCGCCCTCGCCAAGGTGCTGCGCGCGCGCGGCATCAACGTGGTGCTGGCCCAGGACGGTGCCAAGGCCCTTGCCCAGCTCGATGCCGAGCCCGATATCGAGATCGTGCTCATGGATGTCATGATGCCGGTGATGGACGGCTACGAGGCCATGGAACAGATCCGCGCCCAGCCTCGCTTCGCCAAGCTTCCCATGATCGCCCTCACCGCCAAGGCGATGAAGGACGACCGCGAGAAATGCCTGGCCGCCGGCGCCAGCGACTATCTGGCCAAGCCGGTGGACGTGCCCAAGCTGCTGTCCATGATCCGCTCCTGGCTGCCCGCGAAATGA
- a CDS encoding LLM class flavin-dependent oxidoreductase encodes MSRPRQIRFNAFNMAAPGHTWAGLWAHPRDRAADYNSLDYWVELARIAERGLFDGIFIADVFGLYDVYGGSPDAALRSGAQTPQIDPALVVPTMAHATRHIGFGVTANLTYEHPYQFARRFATLDHLTGGRVGWNIVTGYLDSGAKGMGQKANRSHDVRYDAAEDFLAAAYKLWEGSWEDGAVRRDRNARVFSDPTLVHRIRHDGPFYQVDGIQLAEPSPQRTPVLYQAGTSGRGRLFAAKHSEGIFLNGQTRPILAEAVHAVRQAAAGFGRDPHDIRMFAGATVIVAPTRAEAFDRLADYARYVDTAGQLALLSGWTGVDLSALDPEEAISYVKSNAIQSTLENLTLRSPEPLKVKDLATLSATGARAPFIVGAPGEVADEIVSWVRDTDVDGFNLNRLVSHETLEAFVDLVVPELQDRGVYKVAYDEGTLREKLFTGRGPKLPDTHPAADFRGRGGASGQPRPLVARA; translated from the coding sequence ATGAGCCGACCCCGGCAAATCCGCTTCAATGCTTTCAACATGGCTGCCCCGGGCCACACCTGGGCGGGCCTGTGGGCGCACCCGCGCGACCGCGCTGCGGACTACAACAGCCTCGACTATTGGGTGGAACTGGCACGGATCGCCGAGCGCGGCCTGTTCGACGGCATCTTCATCGCCGACGTGTTCGGCCTCTACGATGTCTATGGCGGCAGCCCGGACGCCGCGCTCCGGTCGGGGGCGCAGACGCCGCAAATCGACCCGGCGCTGGTGGTTCCCACCATGGCGCACGCAACGCGGCATATCGGCTTCGGCGTCACCGCCAACCTCACCTACGAGCACCCCTACCAGTTTGCCCGGCGCTTCGCGACGCTTGACCATCTCACCGGCGGGCGTGTCGGCTGGAACATCGTGACGGGCTATCTCGACAGCGGCGCGAAGGGAATGGGCCAGAAGGCCAACCGCTCCCATGACGTGCGCTATGACGCGGCGGAGGATTTCCTCGCCGCCGCCTACAAGCTGTGGGAGGGAAGCTGGGAGGATGGCGCGGTCCGGCGCGACCGGAACGCGCGCGTCTTCAGCGATCCCACCCTCGTGCACCGCATCCGCCACGACGGCCCCTTCTATCAGGTGGACGGCATCCAGCTCGCCGAGCCGTCGCCCCAGCGCACCCCGGTTCTCTACCAGGCCGGCACCTCGGGGCGCGGGCGGCTGTTCGCGGCGAAGCATTCGGAGGGCATCTTCCTGAACGGCCAGACCCGCCCCATCCTGGCCGAGGCGGTCCATGCGGTGCGGCAGGCGGCAGCGGGTTTCGGGCGCGACCCCCATGACATCCGCATGTTCGCCGGCGCCACCGTGATCGTCGCCCCGACGCGGGCGGAGGCCTTCGACCGCCTCGCCGACTATGCGCGATATGTGGACACGGCCGGGCAGCTGGCCCTGCTCTCCGGATGGACGGGGGTGGACCTCTCGGCGCTCGACCCGGAGGAGGCCATCTCCTACGTGAAGAGCAACGCCATCCAGTCCACTCTCGAAAACCTCACCCTGCGCAGTCCCGAGCCGCTGAAGGTGAAGGACCTCGCGACGCTGTCCGCCACCGGCGCCCGTGCGCCCTTCATCGTCGGTGCGCCGGGAGAGGTGGCGGACGAGATCGTCTCCTGGGTCCGGGATACGGATGTGGACGGCTTCAACCTCAACCGGCTGGTCTCCCACGAGACGCTGGAGGCGTTCGTCGATCTCGTGGTGCCGGAGCTGCAGGACCGCGGGGTGTACAAGGTCGCCTATGACGAAGGCACGCTGCGCGAGAAGCTGTTCACCGGCCGCGGCCCGAAGCTGCCGGACACCCATCCGGCGGCGGACTTCCGGGGCAGGGGCGGGGCCTCCGGGCAGCCGCGGCCCCTCGTCGCCCGGGCCTGA